From a single Mycolicibacterium moriokaense genomic region:
- the rpsD gene encoding 30S ribosomal protein S4, with the protein MARYTGPATRKSRRLGVDLVGGDQSFEKRPYPPGQHGRARIKESEYRQQLQEKQKARFTYGVMEKQFRRYYDEAVRQPGKTGDNLLRILESRLDNVVYRAGLARTRRMARQLVSHGHFLVNGVKVDIPSYRVSQYDIIDIKEKSLNTLPFEVARETAGERPIPAWLQVVGERQRILVHQLPERAQIDVPLTEQLIVELYSK; encoded by the coding sequence ATGGCTCGTTACACCGGACCCGCGACCCGCAAGTCACGCCGTCTCGGCGTCGACCTGGTCGGCGGAGATCAGTCCTTCGAGAAGCGCCCCTACCCGCCCGGTCAGCACGGCCGCGCGCGGATCAAGGAGAGCGAGTACCGCCAGCAGCTGCAGGAGAAGCAGAAGGCGCGTTTCACCTACGGCGTGATGGAGAAGCAGTTCCGTCGCTACTACGACGAGGCGGTTCGTCAGCCGGGCAAGACCGGTGACAACCTGCTGCGCATCCTGGAAAGCCGGCTCGACAACGTCGTGTACCGCGCCGGTCTGGCACGGACCCGGCGGATGGCGCGTCAGCTGGTCAGCCACGGCCACTTCCTGGTCAACGGTGTCAAGGTCGACATCCCGAGCTACCGCGTGTCGCAGTACGACATCATCGACATCAAGGAGAAGTCGCTGAACACGCTGCCGTTCGAGGTCGCGCGGGAAACAGCGGGCGAGCGCCCCATTCCGGCCTGGCTGCAGGTCGTCGGCGAGCGTCAGCGCATCCTCGTGCACCAGCTGCCCGAGCGCGCGCAGATCGACGTCCCGCTCACCGAACAGCTGATCGTCGAGCTCTACTCGAAGTAA
- the rpsK gene encoding 30S ribosomal protein S11 translates to MPPAKKSAAGSPKKGQKTRRREKKNVPHGAAHIKSTFNNTIVSITDPQGNVIAWASSGHVGFKGSRKSTPFAAQLAAENAARKAQEHGVKKVDVFVKGPGSGRETAIRSLQAAGLEVGAIADVTPQPHNGCRPPKRRRV, encoded by the coding sequence ATGCCACCCGCAAAGAAAAGCGCTGCTGGGTCCCCGAAGAAGGGGCAGAAGACCCGTCGCCGGGAAAAGAAGAACGTCCCGCACGGCGCCGCGCACATCAAGAGCACGTTCAACAACACGATCGTGTCGATCACCGACCCGCAGGGCAACGTCATCGCATGGGCGTCCTCGGGACACGTCGGCTTCAAGGGTTCGCGTAAGTCGACCCCGTTCGCCGCGCAGCTGGCTGCGGAGAACGCCGCCCGCAAGGCGCAGGAGCACGGCGTGAAGAAGGTCGACGTCTTCGTGAAGGGCCCGGGCTCGGGCCGCGAGACCGCCATCCGCTCGTTGCAGGCCGCCGGCCTCGAGGTCGGCGCGATCGCCGACGTCACGCCGCAGCCGCACAACGGCTGCCGTCCGCCGAAGCGTCGCAGGGTCTAG
- the rpsM gene encoding 30S ribosomal protein S13, with product MARLVGVDLPRDKRMEIALTYIYGVGRTRSQEILDATGIDRNLRTKDLTDDQVTQLRDYIEGNLKVEGDLRREVQADIRRKIEIGCYQGLRHRRGLPVRGQRTKTNARTRKGPKRTIAGKKKAK from the coding sequence GTGGCACGTCTAGTGGGCGTCGACCTCCCGCGCGATAAGCGCATGGAGATCGCGCTGACCTACATCTACGGCGTCGGCCGTACGCGCTCCCAGGAGATCCTGGACGCCACCGGCATCGACCGGAACCTGCGCACCAAGGACCTGACCGATGATCAGGTGACCCAACTGCGCGACTACATCGAGGGCAACCTCAAGGTGGAGGGTGATCTGCGCCGTGAGGTGCAGGCCGACATCCGCCGCAAGATCGAGATCGGCTGCTACCAGGGCCTGCGGCACCGCCGCGGCCTGCCGGTGCGCGGCCAGCGGACCAAGACCAATGCGCGCACCCGCAAGGGCCCCAAGCGCACCATCGCCGGTAAGAAGAAGGCCAAGTAA
- the rpmJ gene encoding 50S ribosomal protein L36, with protein MKVNPSVKPICDKCRVIRRHGRVMVICSDPRHKQRQG; from the coding sequence GTGAAGGTGAACCCGAGCGTCAAGCCCATTTGCGATAAATGCAGGGTGATCCGTCGGCATGGGCGGGTCATGGTGATCTGCTCCGATCCTCGGCACAAGCAGCGCCAGGGCTGA
- the infA gene encoding translation initiation factor IF-1: protein MAKKDGAIEVEGRVVEPLPNAMFRIELENGHKVLAHISGKMRQHYIRILPEDRVVVELSPYDLSRGRIVYRYK, encoded by the coding sequence ATGGCCAAGAAAGACGGTGCCATCGAGGTCGAGGGTCGCGTGGTCGAACCCCTGCCCAATGCGATGTTTCGCATTGAGTTGGAGAACGGTCACAAGGTTCTCGCCCACATCAGCGGCAAGATGCGGCAGCACTACATCCGCATCCTGCCCGAGGACCGCGTCGTCGTGGAGTTGTCTCCATACGACCTGTCTCGGGGCCGCATCGTTTACCGGTACAAGTAA
- a CDS encoding FAD-dependent oxidoreductase — translation MTAPAAQSRKPVILTVDDDPAVSRAVARDLRRHYGERYRIVRAESGADAIDTLKELKLRGDAVAVFVADYRMPQMSGIEFLEKAMDFFPLARRVLLTAYADTHAAIDAINVVDLDHYLLKPWDPPEEKLYPVIDGLLEGWRAVGDRAMPYTKVIGHRYNDRSWEVRQFLARNEYSFRSINADEPKGRQLLEAAGLDDTRLPVVITEKGETLVQPSDVELATLLGLSTSPQLEMYDLAVIGGGPAGLAAAVYGASEGLKTVLIEKATTGGQAGRSSKIENYLGFPTGISGAELTTSARRQAERFGAEVITTQEAGRLEVNGVGAAHTIHLNDETTIGARAVILAIGVDYRQLQITGCWDDPADPSCNYIGRGVYYGASVSDNSECAGEDVYIVGGANSAGQAAMFMSQTAKSVTMLIRGASLEAGMSQYLVDRILRTPNITVRTCTEVVDTVAEDGHLSGLVLLDKRTEQTETVTCDRMCCFIGATPRTDWLEEAGIARDDHGFILSGPDLRDKVGWTLDRPPHHLETSVPGVFVAGDVRSESAKRVAAAVGEGSMAVMLVHRYLAEA, via the coding sequence ATGACCGCCCCCGCCGCGCAGTCCAGAAAACCCGTCATTCTCACTGTCGACGACGACCCGGCAGTTTCACGCGCCGTCGCTCGTGACCTCCGTCGCCACTATGGCGAGAGATACCGCATCGTGCGCGCCGAATCCGGCGCCGACGCCATCGACACCCTCAAGGAGCTCAAGCTGCGCGGCGACGCCGTTGCGGTCTTCGTCGCCGACTACCGGATGCCGCAGATGAGCGGCATCGAGTTCCTCGAGAAGGCGATGGACTTCTTCCCTCTGGCGCGCCGCGTGCTGCTGACGGCGTACGCGGATACCCACGCCGCCATCGACGCTATCAACGTCGTCGACCTCGACCATTACCTGCTCAAGCCTTGGGATCCGCCGGAGGAGAAGCTGTATCCGGTGATCGACGGCCTGCTGGAGGGCTGGCGCGCCGTCGGCGACCGGGCCATGCCCTACACCAAGGTGATCGGCCACCGATACAACGACCGGTCCTGGGAGGTGCGGCAGTTCCTGGCCCGCAACGAGTACTCGTTCCGCTCCATCAACGCCGACGAACCCAAGGGCAGGCAGCTGCTGGAAGCCGCGGGGCTCGACGACACGCGGCTCCCGGTCGTCATCACCGAGAAGGGCGAGACGCTGGTCCAGCCCTCGGATGTCGAGTTGGCCACCCTGCTCGGCCTGTCCACCAGCCCGCAGCTGGAGATGTACGACCTCGCGGTCATCGGCGGTGGGCCCGCGGGCCTGGCAGCTGCGGTGTACGGCGCATCGGAGGGCCTCAAGACGGTCCTGATCGAGAAGGCCACCACCGGCGGGCAGGCCGGTCGGAGCTCGAAGATCGAGAACTACCTCGGCTTCCCCACCGGCATCTCGGGCGCCGAGCTCACCACGTCGGCCCGCAGGCAGGCCGAACGCTTCGGGGCCGAGGTCATCACGACACAGGAAGCCGGCAGGCTCGAGGTCAACGGTGTCGGCGCGGCCCATACGATCCACCTCAACGACGAGACCACCATCGGCGCCCGGGCCGTCATCCTGGCGATCGGCGTCGACTACCGCCAACTGCAGATCACCGGATGCTGGGACGATCCCGCGGATCCGAGTTGCAACTACATCGGCCGCGGCGTCTATTACGGGGCCTCGGTCTCGGACAACAGCGAGTGCGCGGGCGAAGACGTCTACATCGTGGGCGGCGCGAACTCGGCTGGCCAGGCGGCGATGTTCATGTCGCAGACCGCCAAGTCGGTCACGATGCTGATCCGCGGCGCCTCCCTGGAGGCCGGGATGTCGCAGTACCTGGTCGACCGCATTCTCAGGACGCCGAACATCACCGTCCGTACCTGCACCGAGGTGGTCGACACGGTCGCCGAGGACGGCCACCTGTCCGGGCTGGTGCTACTGGACAAGCGCACCGAACAGACCGAGACCGTCACCTGCGATCGGATGTGCTGTTTCATCGGCGCAACACCGCGCACTGATTGGCTGGAAGAAGCGGGAATAGCCCGCGACGATCACGGTTTCATCCTGTCGGGACCGGATCTGCGTGACAAGGTCGGGTGGACGCTCGATCGCCCGCCGCATCATCTGGAAACAAGCGTGCCCGGTGTGTTTGTTGCAGGTGATGTGCGTTCGGAGTCCGCGAAGCGGGTTGCGGCCGCGGTCGGCGAAGGGTCGATGGCGGTGATGCTGGTGCACAGGTATTTGGCCGAGGCATGA
- a CDS encoding ATP-binding protein, translating into MSTQGEECVRDELRTLFLFEKLSDEQLDILCAAGHIENFPAGPIVREGDPATCFYVMIDGELVMSKRSGGVDIQTNRTSQRGVYFGAWSAYIPGEEQTYQASVRLTKPARCFVLDSNDFAEFMRTQFPMAVHLLEGHLVGGHRQTQIIGQREKLLALGTITAGLTHQLNNPAAATARAVADLRESVGHMRHKLAMVAEAQFTPEALRVLVNIQDQVAEQVAKSRDHELTALEASDREDQIGEWLEDHGIASAWDYAPTFVDAGLDTDWLERVSALVDDVDASASLQSAIGWLKYTIDNEMRMNEIAEASKRISALLAGAKQYSQMDRGAYGSADVHELLRSTLMMFGDKIGMEGKGKPVTLIKDMDKTLPELQCYPGDLNQVWTNIIDNAIQAMDGHGTLTIRTARENDEMIRVEICDDGPGIPEDIIDRIFTPFFTTKPFGEGTGLGLDLAWRIVVEKHGGNLSVQSEPGDTRFIVCLPLVAPAPIAPTPGELSAAGTE; encoded by the coding sequence ATGAGCACGCAAGGAGAGGAATGCGTGCGCGACGAGCTGCGGACGCTCTTCCTGTTCGAGAAGTTGTCCGATGAGCAGCTCGACATTCTCTGCGCCGCCGGCCACATCGAGAACTTCCCCGCGGGACCTATAGTTCGCGAGGGCGACCCCGCGACCTGCTTCTACGTGATGATCGACGGCGAGTTGGTCATGTCGAAGCGCTCCGGCGGTGTCGACATCCAGACCAACCGCACCTCCCAGCGCGGCGTGTACTTCGGCGCGTGGTCGGCGTACATCCCCGGTGAGGAGCAGACCTACCAAGCCTCGGTGCGGCTGACCAAGCCCGCGCGCTGCTTCGTACTGGACTCCAACGACTTCGCGGAATTCATGCGGACGCAGTTCCCTATGGCCGTCCACCTGCTCGAAGGCCACCTCGTCGGCGGACACCGTCAGACCCAGATCATCGGTCAACGCGAAAAGCTACTCGCACTCGGCACGATCACGGCAGGCCTGACCCATCAGCTCAACAACCCCGCCGCCGCGACCGCCCGCGCGGTCGCCGACCTGCGCGAAAGCGTCGGGCATATGCGGCACAAGCTCGCCATGGTGGCCGAGGCCCAGTTCACCCCGGAGGCGCTGCGCGTCTTGGTGAACATTCAGGACCAGGTCGCCGAACAGGTAGCCAAGTCCCGCGATCACGAGCTGACCGCCTTGGAGGCATCCGATCGCGAAGACCAGATCGGCGAATGGCTGGAGGACCATGGCATCGCCAGCGCCTGGGACTACGCGCCGACGTTCGTCGACGCGGGGCTGGACACCGACTGGCTGGAGCGCGTCTCTGCGTTGGTCGACGACGTCGATGCCTCAGCGTCGCTGCAGAGCGCGATCGGGTGGTTGAAGTACACGATCGACAACGAAATGCGGATGAACGAGATCGCCGAGGCCAGCAAGCGCATCTCGGCGCTGCTCGCCGGCGCCAAGCAGTACTCGCAGATGGACCGGGGCGCCTACGGCAGCGCCGACGTCCACGAGTTGCTGCGCAGCACGCTCATGATGTTCGGCGACAAGATCGGCATGGAGGGCAAGGGTAAGCCCGTCACCCTGATCAAGGACATGGACAAGACGCTGCCCGAATTGCAGTGCTATCCAGGCGATCTCAATCAGGTGTGGACCAACATCATCGACAACGCCATCCAGGCGATGGACGGGCACGGCACCTTGACCATCCGGACCGCCCGCGAAAACGACGAGATGATCCGCGTCGAGATCTGCGACGACGGACCCGGGATCCCCGAGGACATCATCGACCGGATCTTCACGCCCTTCTTCACCACCAAACCGTTCGGCGAGGGCACCGGCCTCGGACTGGATCTGGCGTGGCGCATCGTCGTCGAGAAGCACGGCGGAAACCTGTCGGTGCAGTCCGAACCGGGCGACACCCGGTTCATCGTGTGCCTGCCGTTGGTGGCACCGGCGCCGATCGCGCCGACGCCCGGCGAGCTGTCGGCCGCCGGAACGGAATAG
- a CDS encoding LLM class F420-dependent oxidoreductase — protein sequence MATPDLGKYGVFGHYSQWQKFSPQQLKDIEALGYGAIWAGGSPPAELDWVDPILGATETLQLATGIVNIWTADAAPVAESFHRIEKAYPGRFLLGIGVGHPEAHQEYKKPYDALVEYLDKLDEYGVPKNRRVVAALGPQVLKLSARRSAGAHPYLTTPEHTAAARKLVGPGVFIAPEHKVVLTTDADKARAVGRKFLDIYLNLQNYLNNWKRLGFTDSDVAKPGSDALVDAVVAYGTVDSIAARLKEHLDAGADHVPVQVLTGPDKLVDGLAELAGPLGLR from the coding sequence ATGGCGACTCCTGATCTCGGCAAGTACGGCGTCTTCGGTCACTACTCGCAGTGGCAAAAGTTCTCCCCCCAGCAGCTCAAAGACATCGAGGCGCTCGGCTACGGCGCCATCTGGGCCGGTGGCTCACCGCCCGCTGAGCTTGACTGGGTCGACCCGATTCTCGGAGCCACCGAGACGCTTCAGCTCGCGACGGGCATCGTCAACATCTGGACCGCCGACGCCGCTCCGGTCGCCGAATCCTTCCACCGCATCGAGAAGGCCTATCCGGGTCGCTTCCTGCTCGGTATCGGTGTCGGCCATCCCGAGGCCCACCAGGAGTACAAGAAGCCGTACGACGCCCTGGTCGAGTACCTCGACAAGCTCGATGAGTACGGCGTGCCGAAGAACCGCCGAGTCGTAGCCGCGCTCGGCCCGCAGGTGCTCAAGCTGTCGGCGCGGCGCTCGGCGGGTGCGCATCCCTACCTGACGACGCCGGAGCACACCGCCGCGGCACGCAAGCTCGTCGGACCCGGTGTGTTCATCGCGCCCGAGCACAAGGTCGTGCTCACCACCGACGCGGACAAGGCACGCGCCGTCGGCCGCAAATTCCTCGACATCTACCTCAACCTGCAGAACTACCTGAACAACTGGAAGCGGCTGGGCTTCACCGATTCGGATGTGGCCAAACCGGGTAGTGATGCCTTGGTCGACGCGGTCGTCGCCTATGGCACCGTCGATTCCATTGCGGCACGGTTGAAGGAACACCTCGACGCGGGCGCTGACCACGTCCCGGTGCAGGTCCTGACCGGACCGGACAAACTGGTCGACGGGCTGGCCGAACTGGCCGGACCGCTCGGCCTGAGGTGA
- a CDS encoding LLM class F420-dependent oxidoreductase, translating into MTELKPDLGRYGVWIFGAPTPDEAVEIEKLGYGAVWIGGSPAGDLNYVEPILEQTEALQVATGIINVWTAPAEQVAEAYHRIEDKFPGRFLLGIGIGHPEHTQEYRKPYDVLVEYLDALDSAKVPTSRRVVAALGPKVLKLAAQRSAGAHPYLTTPQHTGEARNILGPTVFLAPEHKVVLARDAEASRKIGRETVDFYLNLSNYLNNWKRLGFTDDDIAKPGSDRLIDAVVAHGTPEDIAKQLNEHNEAGADHVAIQVLGGPDKLLPTLEELAGPLGLKR; encoded by the coding sequence ATGACTGAGCTCAAACCCGATCTGGGCCGCTACGGCGTATGGATCTTCGGTGCGCCCACACCCGACGAAGCCGTCGAGATCGAGAAACTCGGTTACGGCGCGGTGTGGATCGGCGGGTCACCCGCGGGCGACCTGAACTATGTCGAGCCGATCCTCGAACAGACCGAGGCCCTGCAGGTGGCCACGGGCATCATCAACGTCTGGACGGCGCCGGCCGAGCAGGTTGCGGAGGCCTATCACCGGATCGAGGACAAGTTTCCGGGCCGCTTCCTGCTCGGCATCGGGATCGGTCATCCGGAGCACACGCAGGAGTACCGCAAGCCCTACGACGTGCTCGTCGAGTATCTCGACGCGCTCGACAGCGCCAAGGTGCCGACGAGTCGGCGCGTCGTCGCTGCCCTGGGGCCGAAGGTGCTCAAGCTCGCGGCCCAGCGCAGTGCGGGCGCCCACCCCTACCTGACCACCCCGCAGCACACCGGCGAAGCCCGAAACATCCTGGGGCCGACGGTGTTCCTGGCCCCCGAACACAAGGTGGTGCTGGCGCGCGACGCGGAGGCCTCACGCAAGATCGGCCGCGAGACCGTCGACTTCTATCTCAACCTGTCGAACTATCTGAACAACTGGAAGCGGCTGGGCTTCACCGACGACGACATCGCCAAACCGGGCAGCGACCGCCTGATCGACGCCGTCGTCGCCCACGGCACCCCCGAGGACATCGCCAAACAGCTCAACGAACACAACGAGGCAGGGGCCGACCACGTGGCGATTCAGGTGTTGGGTGGCCCGGACAAACTGCTGCCGACGCTGGAGGAACTCGCAGGCCCCCTCGGGCTGAAGCGCTGA
- the rfbB gene encoding dTDP-glucose 4,6-dehydratase produces the protein MRLLVTGGAGFIGANFVHKAVSEHEVTVLDALTYAGSKESLTPVEDKIQLIEGDITDADLVNKLVADADAVVHFAAETHVDNSLSGPEPFLHANVIGTFTILEAVRAHDVRLHHISTDEVYGDLELGSPERFTEATSYNPSSPYSSTKAAADMLVRAWVRSYGVRATISNCSNNYGPYQHVEKFIPRQITNVLTGRRPKLYGAGANVRDWIHVEDHNSAVTRILTDGKIGRTYLIGANGERDNLTVLRTILRLMDRDPDDFDHVTDRAGHDLRYAIDASVLRDELGWSPAHTDFEDGLRDTIEWYRANEAWWAPLKESVEAGYAGRGQ, from the coding sequence ATGCGGTTGCTGGTCACTGGCGGCGCGGGGTTCATCGGCGCCAACTTCGTGCACAAGGCTGTGAGCGAGCACGAGGTGACGGTCCTCGACGCGCTCACCTACGCGGGCAGCAAGGAGTCGCTGACCCCGGTCGAGGACAAGATCCAACTGATCGAGGGCGACATCACCGATGCCGACTTGGTCAACAAACTGGTCGCAGATGCCGACGCCGTCGTGCACTTCGCCGCCGAGACCCACGTCGACAACTCGCTGTCCGGGCCGGAGCCCTTCCTGCACGCCAACGTCATCGGCACGTTCACGATCCTGGAGGCGGTGCGGGCCCACGACGTTCGGCTGCACCACATCTCCACCGACGAGGTGTACGGCGATCTCGAGTTGGGCAGCCCAGAGCGCTTCACCGAGGCGACGTCGTACAACCCGTCGAGCCCGTACTCGTCGACGAAGGCCGCCGCCGACATGCTGGTGCGCGCATGGGTGCGCTCCTACGGTGTGCGCGCGACGATTTCGAACTGCTCCAACAACTACGGGCCGTATCAACACGTCGAGAAGTTCATCCCGCGCCAGATCACCAATGTGCTGACCGGGCGACGGCCGAAGCTCTACGGCGCCGGGGCCAACGTGCGCGACTGGATCCATGTGGAGGACCACAACAGCGCGGTGACGCGCATTCTCACGGACGGAAAGATCGGGCGCACGTATCTGATCGGCGCCAACGGCGAGCGGGACAACCTCACCGTGCTGCGCACGATCCTGCGGTTGATGGATCGCGATCCCGACGACTTCGACCACGTCACCGACCGCGCAGGCCACGATCTGCGGTATGCGATCGACGCGTCGGTCCTGCGCGACGAGTTGGGCTGGAGCCCCGCACACACCGACTTCGAGGACGGGTTGCGCGACACCATCGAGTGGTATCGCGCCAACGAAGCGTGGTGGGCGCCGTTGAAGGAGAGCGTCGAGGCCGGATACGCGGGGCGGGGCCAGTGA
- the rfbC gene encoding dTDP-4-dehydrorhamnose 3,5-epimerase — translation MTFRELKVPGAWELTPQVHADSRGGFFEWFKDAEFTEFAGHRFDLHQANCSVSAAGTLRGLHFAEVPPSQAKYVGCPHGKVLDVVVDIRVGSPTFGQWDSVILDDRDRRSIYISEGLGHAFFALEDNSTVMYLCSAPYNPQREHTINALDPALGIVWPEFDGGPLLSDRDRAAPTLAEVEAAGLLPTWEETQAFIAGRR, via the coding sequence GTGACGTTCCGCGAGCTCAAGGTTCCCGGTGCATGGGAGCTCACCCCGCAGGTGCACGCCGATTCGCGCGGCGGGTTCTTCGAGTGGTTCAAGGATGCCGAGTTCACCGAGTTCGCGGGGCATCGGTTCGATCTGCATCAGGCGAACTGTTCGGTGTCGGCGGCGGGCACGCTGCGAGGTTTGCACTTCGCCGAGGTGCCGCCGAGCCAGGCGAAGTACGTCGGTTGCCCGCACGGCAAGGTGCTCGATGTGGTCGTCGACATCCGGGTCGGGTCGCCGACGTTCGGACAGTGGGACTCGGTGATTCTCGACGACCGCGACCGGCGGTCCATCTACATCTCCGAGGGTCTGGGCCACGCTTTCTTTGCGCTGGAAGACAATTCGACTGTCATGTACCTGTGCTCGGCGCCATACAACCCGCAGCGGGAGCACACGATCAATGCGCTCGATCCCGCGCTCGGCATCGTCTGGCCGGAGTTCGACGGCGGGCCCCTGCTGTCGGATCGGGACCGTGCGGCGCCGACGTTGGCGGAAGTCGAGGCGGCCGGGCTGCTGCCGACGTGGGAAGAGACCCAGGCTTTCATCGCGGGCCGCCGCTGA
- a CDS encoding enoyl-CoA hydratase/isomerase family protein, protein MLATDIDSDGIAVLRLDNERRRNALSIAMRDAISDTLEAWASDERVRVVVLTGTGTTFCAGFDLTEFAQPDLARTIRDSSRRYHLAVWSFAKPVIAAVNGAAFGGGFDLALLCDLRIAVPTAEFAHPEIKFGAPPLFTPLQWIVGAGIARELCLTGRRIDSAEAHRLGLVNRIADPDRLLDEAKATARVIAEAPQPALEATKRYLVSSAGVTFDEAFKVEHDRVFDEFLLGALGSDPSSG, encoded by the coding sequence ATGCTGGCGACCGACATCGATTCCGATGGCATCGCGGTCCTGCGACTCGACAACGAGCGGCGACGCAACGCGCTGTCGATCGCGATGCGCGACGCCATCTCCGACACACTCGAGGCGTGGGCGTCCGATGAGCGCGTGCGCGTCGTCGTCCTCACGGGCACGGGTACGACGTTCTGCGCGGGGTTCGATCTCACGGAGTTCGCGCAGCCCGATCTCGCCCGCACCATCCGCGACAGTTCACGCCGCTACCACCTCGCAGTGTGGAGTTTCGCCAAGCCGGTGATCGCGGCCGTCAACGGTGCAGCGTTCGGCGGCGGCTTCGACCTCGCCCTGTTGTGCGACCTGCGCATCGCCGTACCGACGGCGGAGTTCGCGCATCCCGAGATCAAGTTCGGGGCTCCGCCATTGTTCACACCGCTGCAGTGGATCGTCGGCGCGGGCATCGCGCGGGAACTGTGCCTGACGGGTCGGCGCATCGACAGCGCAGAAGCGCATCGGCTGGGATTGGTCAATCGGATCGCCGACCCCGATCGCCTTCTGGACGAAGCCAAAGCCACCGCCCGGGTGATCGCCGAGGCTCCGCAGCCGGCGCTTGAGGCGACCAAGCGGTACCTGGTCTCCAGCGCGGGGGTCACCTTCGACGAGGCGTTCAAGGTCGAGCACGACCGCGTTTTCGACGAGTTCCTCCTCGGCGCACTCGGCTCCGACCCCAGCAGCGGATGA
- a CDS encoding CoA-acylating methylmalonate-semialdehyde dehydrogenase, which yields MTTQISHFINGKRTTGESARTGDVMNPSTGEVQAKVPMASRADVDAAVAGAAEAQKEWAAFNPQRRARVLMKFIELVNANVDELAETLSLEHGKTVADSKGDIQRGIEVIEFAIGIPHLIKGEYTEGAGTGIDVYSMRQPLGVVAGITPFNFPAMIPLWKAGPALACGNAFVLKPSERDPSVPVRLAELFLEAGLPPGVFQVVHGDKEAVDAILEHPDIKAVGFVGSSDIAQYIYGNAAANGKRAQCFGGAKNHMIVMPDADLDNAVDALIGAGYGSAGERCMAISVAVPVGEQTADRLRARLVERVNGLRVGHSLDPKADYGPLVTEAALARVKDYINQGVEAGAEIVVDGRERASDDLQFGDANLEGGYFIGPTLFDHVTPDMSIYTDEIFGPVLCIVRAKDYEEALRLPTEHEYGNGVAIFTRDGDTARDFVSRVQVGMVGVNVPIPVPVSYHTFGGWKRSGFGDLNQHGPHSILFYTKTKTVTQRWPAGSHGAEFVIPTMK from the coding sequence ATGACCACACAGATTTCGCATTTCATCAACGGCAAGCGCACGACCGGGGAGTCCGCCCGCACCGGCGACGTGATGAACCCCAGCACCGGTGAGGTGCAGGCCAAGGTGCCGATGGCGTCGCGGGCCGACGTCGATGCCGCGGTCGCCGGCGCCGCCGAGGCGCAGAAGGAGTGGGCGGCCTTCAACCCGCAGCGCCGCGCGCGGGTGTTGATGAAGTTCATCGAGCTGGTCAACGCCAATGTCGACGAACTCGCCGAGACGCTCTCCCTCGAACACGGCAAGACCGTCGCCGACTCCAAGGGCGACATCCAGCGTGGCATCGAGGTCATCGAGTTCGCGATCGGCATCCCGCATCTGATCAAGGGTGAGTACACCGAGGGCGCGGGCACCGGCATCGACGTCTACTCGATGCGCCAGCCGCTCGGCGTGGTCGCAGGCATCACCCCGTTCAACTTCCCCGCGATGATCCCGCTGTGGAAGGCCGGTCCCGCGCTGGCGTGCGGCAACGCCTTCGTCCTCAAGCCGTCGGAGCGCGACCCGTCGGTGCCGGTCCGGTTGGCCGAACTGTTCCTCGAGGCCGGCCTGCCGCCGGGCGTGTTCCAGGTGGTGCACGGCGACAAGGAGGCCGTCGACGCCATCCTCGAGCATCCGGACATCAAGGCCGTCGGCTTCGTCGGCAGCTCCGACATCGCGCAGTACATCTACGGCAACGCGGCCGCCAACGGCAAGCGGGCACAATGCTTCGGCGGTGCGAAGAACCACATGATCGTGATGCCGGACGCCGATCTGGACAACGCGGTCGACGCGCTGATCGGCGCGGGCTACGGCAGCGCGGGTGAGCGCTGCATGGCGATCAGCGTCGCCGTACCGGTCGGCGAGCAGACCGCAGACAGGTTGCGCGCCAGGCTCGTTGAGCGCGTCAACGGCCTGCGCGTCGGCCACAGCCTCGACCCGAAGGCCGACTACGGACCGTTGGTGACCGAGGCCGCGCTTGCACGCGTCAAGGACTACATCAACCAGGGCGTCGAGGCAGGCGCCGAGATCGTCGTGGACGGCCGCGAACGCGCCAGCGACGACCTCCAGTTCGGCGATGCGAATCTCGAGGGCGGCTACTTCATCGGCCCCACGCTGTTCGACCATGTCACGCCCGACATGTCGATCTACACCGACGAGATCTTCGGCCCGGTGCTGTGCATCGTGCGCGCCAAGGACTACGAAGAGGCGCTGCGACTGCCCACCGAGCACGAGTACGGCAACGGCGTCGCGATCTTCACACGCGACGGCGACACCGCCCGCGACTTCGTGTCCCGCGTGCAGGTCGGCATGGTCGGCGTCAACGTGCCGATCCCGGTGCCGGTGTCCTATCACACGTTCGGCGGTTGGAAGCGGTCCGGCTTCGGCGACCTCAACCAGCACGGTCCGCACTCGATCCTGTTCTACACGAAGACCAAGACGGTGACGCAGCGTTGGCCCGCGGGTAGCCACGGCGCCGAGTTCGTCATCCCCACCATGAAGTAG